The following are from one region of the bacterium genome:
- a CDS encoding N-acetylmuramoyl-L-alanine amidase — MNILPLIFRKIQPFKMRPRYIVLHGTQCLSRDDQALRIDQRNKFQISFLKRDAITIKGLNDVPYHYVLENMGGDYYPIMMHPLSSPVEYYSSMKFNNKSIHICMFGNYNVDMARPRLYEVLTYRVLAPLMFWFRIPQSNIFLHSELDKEFKDCPGEMFYKDILLGKLNKHLLRK; from the coding sequence ATGAATATATTACCACTTATATTTAGAAAAATACAACCATTTAAAATGCGCCCCAGATATATTGTGTTGCATGGGACTCAATGTTTATCTAGAGATGATCAAGCGCTGAGAATAGATCAAAGAAATAAGTTTCAGATATCATTTCTTAAAAGGGATGCAATAACTATTAAAGGATTGAATGATGTTCCATATCATTATGTTTTAGAAAATATGGGTGGAGATTATTATCCGATTATGATGCATCCTCTCAGCAGTCCAGTTGAATATTATTCGTCAATGAAATTTAATAATAAATCAATACATATTTGCATGTTTGGTAATTATAATGTGGATATGGCTAGACCTAGATTATATGAGGTTTTAACATATAGAGTTCTTGCTCCTTTAATGTTTTGGTTTAGAATTCCACAGTCTAATATATTTTTACATTCTGAGCTTGATAAAGAATTCAAAGATTGTCCGGGTGAAATGTTTTATAAAGATATTTTACTTGGTAAATTAAATAAACATCTTTTGAGAAAATAA
- a CDS encoding stage V sporulation protein S has translation MPTGENERTDIINKERVIVPAIEERDDDGDTILKVAAATKPQSLAGSISSMLDKRADCRLLAIGAGAVNQAVKAVAIARGMMAPKGYDVSMSPYFAKVNMNKNDSTGEEAGEKTGLKFQVVRRQI, from the coding sequence ATGCCTACCGGAGAAAATGAAAGAACAGACATCATCAACAAAGAAAGAGTTATCGTCCCTGCAATAGAAGAGAGAGACGATGATGGCGACACTATTCTGAAGGTAGCAGCGGCAACAAAACCGCAGAGCCTTGCCGGTTCGATTTCAAGTATGCTTGATAAACGGGCTGATTGCAGATTGCTTGCGATTGGTGCTGGTGCTGTGAATCAGGCAGTCAAGGCAGTTGCGATTGCCAGGGGAATGATGGCTCCAAAAGGGTACGACGTGTCCATGAGCCCGTATTTTGCGAAAGTTAACATGAACAAAAACGATTCCACTGGGGAAGAAGCCGGAGAAAAGACCGGTTTGAAGTTCCAGGTGGTCCGAAGGCAAATCTAA